caacctaatgtagactgaccaacaccaccagactaagccacagcaacgcgtggccgggcacagctagtgtagtaataataataataataataataataataataatacagtagagtctcacttatccaacattcgcttatccaacgttctggattatccaacgtatttttgtagtcaatgttttcaatacatcttgatatcttggtgccaaatttgtaaatacagtaattattatggagcattactgcacattgaactactttttctgtcaaatttattgaatacatgatgttttggtgcttaatttgtaaaatcataacctaatttgaggtttaataggcttttccttaatccctcattatccaacatatttgctcatccaacattctgctggccagtttacgttggataagcaagactctactgtatatatatatgtttatgttGTTTCAAATTGTTATTGTGTGGTTGTTAGGTGCCTTGAGtccttatggggagaaaggcagcctataaataataataataataataataataataataataataataataataataataataataataataacattccctttggggtgagaagggtgggatataaatatggcaaataaataaatatggcaaaATACGGAAATGAGTTTGACAGCCCTGCTCTAGAGTCTGGCAACATTTTGGATATattttttgtctgtttgtttgctgtttttgttactttGGGACTTGTTTTCACAAAGTATCTATCACTCAGCTTTGAAGCCACACGCCGAGAGGCAACTCTCTTGCAAATGTGCTGAAGCTGAATATTTCCCATAGAACCACAGCCTAAGAGTCAAGAAGGATGACTGTGGAAGAAAAGACTGCCGTTTCTCTTTCGCTTTCTGCAATACTAACGAACTGCGCACGAGATGAGGAAAGGAGGTTAAATGCGGTGGGTCTCCACAAGGTGGCAATGCATTTGATATGCTCCAAATTACAAAAAGGATGGGGAAACTTACCCATGGTGACATAAGGCAATTTGTCAGTAGATCCGTGGGGATAGATGCTGTAGAGGTGGGCCCCCGTGACGTCCACCCCACCTAGAACCAAGGCAGCTCCGATGTAACCTTGATACCTGGGGGGAAAGTGTCATGAGCAGGAGGAAGGCTTCTCAAAGGCAGGCAGAGCCTTCTTTTTAATTAGTTCTTCCCTCTGAGCCTCCCGCTCCAGCCACAAGAGACTCTGCTCATACAGTCATTTATAAAAGTGTATTTTATATTCAGTTGCTGTCTATACTGTGGGGAGGGATGGggagggaggagcagctgctgtCCTGCCCATCCGTCCCAAGGGCAGGTGGTTACCTGAAGAGCATCTGCTTGAGCATACGGTTGGCCGTGACCACCCTCGGAAGCCGTCCGGTTGAGAGCGAGTGCAGCTCCATGTTGGAAGAGATCAACTGAGTGGTCATCTCCGTGTCGGCAGCGGTTCCGGCACCACAACAACTGCAAACAAGCACATTGCAAGTCGTTTAGTGAGGAAACGGCTTAAGTGTTTACTCACTAAACTGCATATTATCTACCCATGGAATTCATTATTATgggtattgtattgttttgtttttatcatgttgggaACCACCCTGattcccctgaggagatagggcagtatataaataaagttttattattattattattattattattattattattattattgtatgacacagcaaacaagatagatatgctgggtttcgtatcacaaaatcacaaatcgaacacttcccaagcgtctaggattgtgtgatgtattttcagatgatgtgcgcagatcccagttgagtggccttttgcagttggcagatcgtaattttgtcaatgtctattgtttccaaatgccggctgagatcttttggcacggcacccagtgtgcccatcaccaccgggaccattattattattattattattatttattatgtccgACTTTAAAACATCCCACAACATCCCCAATCCCAGAGCTACAagtgaggagatagggtggtatataaataaagttttattattattatcattatttattatgtctgactttaaaacatGCCACAACATCCCCAATCCCAGAGCTACAagtgaggagatagggtggtatataaataaagtttattattattattattattattattattatcatggggCCTCCTGTGGCGCAGTTTGTTAAAGCGCtgactgctgaacttgtggaccaaaaggtcacaggttcgaatccgaggagtggaatgagcggccactgttagccccagcttctgccaaccttgccgttcgaaaacatgcaaatgtgagtagatcaataggtaccgcttcggcgggaaggtaacggcaccatgcattcatgccagtggccacaagaccttggaggtgtctacagacaacgccggctcttcggcttagaaattgagatgagcaccaacccacagagtcggacacgactggacttaacgtcaggggaaacctttacctttacattattattatcatttatgtcTAACTTTAAAACATCCCACAACATCCCCAATCCCAGAGCCACAAGTGCCTTTAAGTTACAATTCCAATCATCTCCcatccagataataataataataataataataataataataataataatagacactgacaaaattacgatctgccaactgcaaagggccacccgaccgggatctgcacacatcatccgaaaatacatcacacagtcctagacacttgggaagtgttcgacttgtgattttgtgaaacgaaatccagcatatctatcttgtttgctgtgtcatacaataaaataataataatctttatttctagatCACCCTCCCTCCACAgagggacttagggcggtttacacacacaaaaaaggcaaattcaatgcctcaaataagtacaaacacatcaaaaataatacaggataatgcacaataacaacagtaaacttGCAGCAAAAGAATTATgcatcaaaatgaaaataaaacaaaaacaattcaatAAGATATAAAAATTAATTGACCACTATGAGCACTgacaacaaaatacagtagagtctcgcttatccaagcttctggataatccaagccatttttgtagtcaatgttttcaatacatcatgatattttggtgctaaattcataaatacagtaattacaacataacattactacgtattgaactactttttctgtcaaatttgttgtataacatgttttggtgcttaatttgtaaaatcataaccaatttgattttaaatacgtttttccttaatccctccttattattcaagatattcgcttatccaagcttctgatggcccgtttagcttggataagtgagactctattgtatatagttGGCCGTCTGTCTCCACGGATTCAATAGCCCTTTGAAGGCTGATCTGATCCCTGGTCTATAGCTTCCTCCATCTCATAATTTCAGAACATTAATGAATAAGAACACACCTAATGAAATGTTGACCACACTCTGACTTACTAGATGTTTGGAGAGATGTAATGTATCTTCGAACAGTTCTTGTCAGCAACCACCATCCCTTCAGTTGCCCTTGTATCTGCTCCGagcacaatcccatcctggagaAAGAAGAACGTTTTTAAGCTGCAAGAAATACTAGATATCCACTTACAGACTTCCAAGGGACttgttcaggggtcctcaaactttttaagccgagggccggtccacaatccttcagactgttgaggggccggattatcatttgaaaaaaaatacaaacaaattccaattcacactgcatatgtcttatttgtagtgcgagcccccagatggcgtagtggactaagtgacttgaaggttgggttgctgacctgaaagctgccaggttcgaatcccacctggggagagtgtggatgagctccctctatcagctccagctccatgcggggacatgagagaagcctcccacaaggatggtaaaaacatcataacatccaggcgtcccctgggcaacgtccttgcagacggccaattctctcactccagaagcaactccagttgctcctgacacgaaaaaataaaataaaattctagtgcaaaaacaacaacaagaacaatgaaagaacaatacaatatttaaaaataaaaacaattttaaccaacatacatttatcaggatttcaatgggaagtgtggtcctgcttctggccaatgagatagtcaagttaatagttgttgttgttgttgttgtgtgccttcaagtcatttcagactttgggtgagcctaagtctaaaatttatttattatttatttactgcatttatttactataataataataataataaaactttatttataccccgccaccatctccccaacggggactcggggcggctaacatggggccatgcccagagcaatataatataataaaatataaaatataaaaatatactacatttgtatcacacccttctcaccccaaaggggactcagagtggtttacaaattatatgtacataaaatatattatattattagcatagcacaatattagcattatatgttactatattgaactataccactatactgtaatattattagtaatattatatgtaatatagaatatataattaatattattatatggtattattaggttatattgcattacattataatattattatcaacattatatgtatatacaatatattatattataaaactgagggcgggggccaggtaaatgaccttggagggccgcatccggcccccgggccttagtttggggacccctggacttgTTTATGAGTAGAGATAGGACTTTTCTCAGAACTGAGTGTGCGACAGCAATGCTACTTTGACAAACATGCGGAAGAGAGGTTGAGGGCTCACCTTGAAGACGACTCCAGCAATGGTGGTCCCCGTCTTGCGAGCCAAGGGGAGCTTGAGACCCTTCTTGGCTCCTTCAGCTTCCAGCTGGGCATTCCTGGAAAAAAAGGGTgaatttaatattaaaataaaaactttaaacTTTAAACATGTTCTGGAAAATGCGCGACAAGGGTTGTTATAACAGagctgactatttatttattttatttatttacgacatttatattccgcccttctcatcccaaaggggactcagagtggcttacaaattatatgtacatacaatatattatattattagcatagcacaatattagcattaaattactgtatctCCCCGCggagactcggagcggctcacatggggcaaagcccggtcaacatagttcacagtagtaacaacataaatacatttgcacaatatacacatgttaaaacacaataagataatAACACAAGggttaatacaacaataataatatcaaatcaaccaccaatacaattcaagcAACTTCATAGGTGAGggaacttatatatatataagactgcaccttacccagtctacttttacaacctctccattttaatccatgtttttattggtTCTTGTCATATGTATTTATTGGCTAAtgattaaatttttataattgtgcatgtcttttgtctattgttgtgttttatattgctattgtttttattcgggcttggccccatgtcccctttggggagatagaggcagggtataaaaataaagttattattattattattattattattattattattattatcgtcagaTTAAAATATCCAAATAAGAGGGACCttataaaattcagaatagaattacagtagagtctcacttatccaacactcgcttatccaacgttctggattatccaacgcatttttgtagtcaatgtgtttaatatatcgtgatattttggttctaaattcataaatacagtaattactacatagcattactgcgtattgaactactttttctgccaaatttgttgtctaacatgatgttttggtgcttaatttgtaaaatcataacctaatttgatgtttaataggcttctccttaatgcgtccttattatccaacgtattcgcttatccaacattctgccaacccgtttacgttggataagcgagactctactgtattatattattagcatagcacaatactagcactaaattactgtattgtagtATATCATATTGCTGTGATATTATTAATAAAcaacaacctctccattttaatccatgtttttattagttcttgtcattaaacatggctaatgtttaattttttataattgtgcatgtctcttgtctattgttgtgttttatattgctattgtttttattcgggcttggccccatgtaagccgccctgagtcccttttggggagatagaggtggggtataaaaataaagttgttattattattattattattaattatatattgctattgtttttattcgggcttggccccatgtaagccgcccagagtcccctttggggagatagaggcggggtataaaaataaaattactacatagcattattgtgtattgaactactttttctgccaaatttgttgtctaacatgatgttttggtcttcatttgtaaaatcataacctaatttgatgtttaataggcttctcttaatgcctccttattatccaacacattcgcttatccaacattctgccagcccgtttacgttggataagcgagactctactgtattatattattagcatagcacaatactagcactaaattactgtattgtagtATATCTCTATGCTGTGATATTATTAATAAAcaacaacctctccattttaatccatgtttttattagttcttgtcattaaacatggctaatgtttaattttttataattgtgcatgtctcttgtctattgttgtgttttatattgctattgtttttattcgggcttggccccatgtaagccgccctgagtcccttttggggagatagaggcggggtataaaaataaagttgttgttattattattattattattattattattaattatatattgctattgtttttattcgggcttggccccatgtaagccgcccagagtcccttttggggagatagaggcggggtataaaaataaagttgttattattattattattattattattaattatatattgctattgtttttattcgggcttggccccatgtaagccgcccagagtcccctttggggagatagaggcggggtataaaaataaatttattattattattattattattattaattatatattgctattgtttttattcgggcttggccccatgtaagccgccctgagtcccttttggggagatagaggcggggtataaaaataaagttattattattattattaattatatattgctattgtttttattcgggcttggccccatgtaagccgcccagagtcccctttggggagatagaggcggggtataaaaataaaattactacatagcattattgtgtattgaactactttttgtcaaatttgttgcctaacatgatgttttggtgcttcatttgtaaaatcataacctaatttgatgtttaataggcttttccttaatgcctccttattatccaacatattcgcttatccaacattctgccagcccgtttatgttggataagtgagactcgactgtattatgaggctggtcatccagtgactgtctcaccaaaggccgaataaacaacaataaatagCGTTACAAATAGaactgacacaattttttttagaGTGTGGAactgcataaaattattattttgcttGCTCCACTGTCTCTGTGGGATCATATAGGCCAAactggggttttggacttcatttcccagaagccccGGCCATTGGCggaggcagctgaggcttctgggagttggagtccaaaacagcgAGAGGCCTACTCGAGCGCTGGCGCCACGGGGAGGACTAGGCCTCGGCGTGGCCTGAGTCACGCCGCCGCCCTCCGCCGGCTCCTTCCCGGCAAGCGGCCTCGGCCTCGCTCCCGTTCCCCTTTCCCCGCTCACCGGGCGCAGTTGTGGAAGCTGAAGCCGCCCGTTTCGGCGCCGCCAAACGACGAGGAGGCCTGCAAAGCGGAGACAGCCGCCATCTTGCCCGAGTGCTGCCTCACTGTGGGAAGGAACCGGAACCGGCTTCggagggaaaggggcggggccaggcggagaggggcggggccaggcggagagggggcggggccagagtgactccctccttttcccccctccctcctccttattatatttatatattatattatattatattatattatattatatatattataatgttgttatatattatatatattataaaacattgtatgttatattttatactagttattgtttattttataaaaatgcaTAAGGTTCTTGGTGAACTACAAGTCTCATCATGCCAGGTTCATAATATTATATagacacacaccatatatatatatatatatatatatatatacacacacacacaccatatataaatatatattatattataatacatagatatgtattataaaataatacatgtttgtattgtaatatattatatatacacacactatatatatatatatatatatatatatataaatatatatattataatacatagataggtattataaaataatacatgtatgtattgtaatataatattatatatacacacacaccatatatatatatatatatatatatatacacgcgcACACAccatatgtaaatatatattatattatattatacatagatatgtattagaaataatacatgtatgtatcataataatattatatatacacacaccatatatatatacacacacaccatatataaatatatataatattatattataatacatagatatgtattataatataataatgtatgtattgtaatataatattatatatatagacacacaccatatataaatatatatgtaatattatattatattataatacatagatatgtattaaaaataatacatgtatgtatcataatataatatatatacacacaccatatatatacacacacacacacatatataaatatgtattataaaataatacatgtatgtattgtaatataataatattatatatacatacaccatatatatatatatatatacaccatatataaatatatattatattataatacatagataggtattataaaataatacatgtatgtattgtaatataatattatatatatacacacaccatatatatatagagagagagagagacacacacacacaccatatatacagtagagtttcacttatccaacataaactggccggcagaacgttggataagtgaatatgttggataataaggagggattaatgaaaagcctattgaacatcaaattaggttatgatttcacaaattaagcaccaaaacatcatgttatacaacaaatttgacagaaaaagtagttcaattcatggcaatgctatgtagtaattactgtatttacgaatttagtaccaaaatatcatgatgtattgaaaacattgtctacaaaaatgcgttggataatccagaacgttggataagcgagtgttggataagtgagactctactgtatatatatacacacacacacaccatatatatatatatatatatagacacaccatatataaatatatatattatattataatacatagatatgtattataaaataatacatgtatgtattgtaacataataatatatataaacacacaccatatatatatatatatatatagagagagagagagagagagtatatatatagacacacacacgccaggttcataatattatatagacacacaccgtatatatagatagatagatagatagatagatagatagatagatagatagatagatacacacaccatatatacatatatataatattataatacatagatatgtattataaaataatacatgtatgtattgtaacataatatatatatacacacacacacaccatatatatatatatatatagagagagagagagagagagtatatatatagacacacacacgccaggttcataatattatatagacacacaccatatatatatatatacacacaccatatataaatatagatacacagaccatatataaatatatatattatattataatacatagatatgtattataaaataatacatgtatgtattgtaacataatatatatatatacacacacacaccatatatatatatatatatatatatagacacacaccatatatatatatatatatatagagagagagagagagagagagagagagagagagggagagagagagagagtatatatatagacacacacacgccaggttcataatattatatagacacacaccatatatatatatatatatatatatagagagagagagagagagagagagagtatatatatagacacacacacgccaggttcataatattatatagacacacaccatatatatatatatatatatatagagagagagagagagagagagagagagtatatatatagacacacacacgccaggttcataatattatatagacacacaccatatatatatatatatagagagagagagagagagagagagagagagtatatatatagacacacacacgccaggttcataatattatatagacacacaccatatatatatatatatagagagagagagagagagagagagagtatatatatatagacacacacacgccaggttcataatattatatagacacacaccatatatatatatatatatagagagagagagagagagagagagagagagtatatatatagacacacacacgccaggttcataatattatatagacacacaccatatatatatatatatatagagagagagagagagagagtatatatatagacacacacacgccaggttcataatattatatagacacacaccatatatatatatatatatatagagagagagagagagagagagagagagagagagagagtatatatatagacacacacacgccaggttcataatattatatagacacacaccatatatatatatatatatagatagatagatagatagatagatagatagatacacacaccatatataaatatatataatattatattataatacatagatatgtattataaaataatacatgtatgtattgtaacataatatatatatatatatatatatacacacacacacaccatatatatatgtgtgtgtgtgtgtgtgtgtgtgtgtgtgtgtgtgtagacacacaccatatatatatatatgtatgtatatctagGCTGTCATCCTTCCCTCCCTTCGATTTTCTTCTTCGTTGTCACTGCCATTCATTAAACCTCCCTCATTCCTGGGAAAGGTCTTTGCAGGACCCGGCCCAGGAGACCTCCAGGCAATTAAATCCTGCCTGTTTTGCGACTGCTCGTCTGCGAGAACACCAGCTGCCGACTTCCCAAATGCTTGTTTGTGATCCAAGAAAGAGAGCGAGATTGATGAGCCCGGCTAAATTATCCTCTCCGCAAAAAGCCTTTATTAACCCGGCACGTTTGATGTGTGCTGGGTGTtcgatcccatcatccccagcctggAAGCTTTGGGAAGAGTGTGGACAAGAGGGTGTGTTTCCTGCCTTTTCATGCGACACCCGTGTTTTTCCTAGTCATCCGGAGAGTTGAATACTGTACAGACCATCCCGGGCACTTCAGTCATcggaggaggccctactctcagtccgacccctataaaaaaaattattgtttttttctaattaatattatgtttatttattatttttaacttatttattaattaattattattgttgttatcgtCTTTCTATACTTCTGATATTAAGTGAAGTCGTTGTGGCGTTGAGTGTTTGCCGTTTGTATGTATGtcaaccgctctgagtccctctgaggagagagggtggtctagaaatatagtattattattattattattattattattattattattattattattattattattattattattagaagtatgacacaccaaactaggtatgctggatttcgtatcacaaaatcacaagttgaacctttcccaagtgtctaggactgtgtgatgtattttctgatg
This genomic window from Anolis carolinensis isolate JA03-04 unplaced genomic scaffold, rAnoCar3.1.pri scaffold_7, whole genome shotgun sequence contains:
- the psmb7 gene encoding proteasome subunit beta type-7 → MAAVSALQASSSFGGAETGGFSFHNCARNAQLEAEGAKKGLKLPLARKTGTTIAGVVFKDGIVLGADTRATEGMVVADKNCSKIHYISPNIYCCGAGTAADTEMTTQLISSNMELHSLSTGRLPRVVTANRMLKQMLFRYQGYIGAALVLGGVDVTGAHLYSIYPHGSTDKLPYVTMGSGSLAAMAVFEDKFKPDMEEEEAKQLVREAIAAGIFNDLGSGSNIDLCVLSKNKLDFLRPYDTPNKKGERQGRYKCEKGTTGVLTEKVTLLDLEVSDETVQTMDTS